A DNA window from Maribellus comscasis contains the following coding sequences:
- a CDS encoding pectate lyase, protein MKKHHFKRSLFLLLVFFYSANYAQQPDDLSDIARNAEICLQKGITFMQTLAIEGGYVYNYTLDGKEKWGEGKTDDRTIEVQPPGTPAVGMSFLEAYRITQNQNFLKAAENAAGALIKGQNELGGWEHKIYFDRPKGKRVSFDDDQTQSAISFLMALDQEIDSPELTDAVNKALGMMIKSQLDNGGWPHQYPWQGNYHDYATFNDQGINDCIRVMIEADTYYERTDIKESLQKVGRFMMISQLPPPQPGWAQQYNEFLQPAWARTFEPPAVCPSATVHNINSLIDLYLHSGRTNYLEPVPDAIRWLKASQLPNGKWGRFLELGTNKPLYYDRGRIRVESLEQLSLERRTGYGYETDIKSALEAAEMRYLQVLEEATVDQTSVPSLEELARNAEAVIEAQDNFGRWVVQNDKFRQNMEVSKWNGEYRIEDRISTALFNRNVKVLCDYLEAYKRVAGK, encoded by the coding sequence ATGAAAAAGCATCATTTTAAACGGAGTCTGTTTTTACTACTTGTTTTTTTCTATTCTGCCAATTACGCCCAACAACCGGATGATCTTTCGGATATAGCTCGCAATGCAGAAATTTGTTTGCAAAAGGGAATAACATTTATGCAAACACTGGCTATTGAAGGAGGTTACGTATATAATTATACGCTGGATGGAAAAGAAAAATGGGGCGAAGGAAAAACCGATGACCGCACAATTGAAGTCCAACCTCCCGGAACTCCGGCAGTTGGAATGAGCTTTTTAGAAGCTTATCGGATAACCCAAAATCAGAATTTTTTAAAAGCTGCTGAGAATGCAGCGGGTGCACTTATTAAAGGGCAGAATGAATTAGGGGGCTGGGAACACAAAATTTATTTTGATCGCCCCAAAGGGAAACGGGTAAGTTTTGACGATGACCAGACACAGAGTGCCATTAGCTTTTTGATGGCTTTGGATCAGGAAATTGATAGCCCTGAACTGACAGATGCAGTAAATAAGGCACTGGGAATGATGATAAAATCTCAACTCGATAACGGAGGTTGGCCACATCAATATCCGTGGCAGGGGAATTACCACGATTATGCGACTTTTAACGATCAGGGAATCAACGATTGTATCCGGGTAATGATTGAAGCCGACACATATTACGAAAGAACCGACATTAAAGAAAGCCTGCAAAAAGTTGGGCGTTTCATGATGATTTCACAACTACCTCCGCCTCAGCCGGGTTGGGCGCAACAATACAACGAATTTCTCCAGCCGGCGTGGGCGCGAACATTTGAACCTCCTGCGGTTTGCCCATCAGCAACAGTACATAATATAAACAGTCTTATTGATTTATATCTTCACTCTGGTAGAACAAATTATCTGGAGCCTGTTCCTGATGCTATTCGCTGGCTGAAAGCCTCACAACTGCCCAACGGGAAATGGGGCAGGTTTCTGGAATTAGGAACAAATAAACCATTGTATTACGACCGGGGACGCATCAGGGTTGAATCGTTGGAGCAGCTGTCGTTGGAACGTAGAACAGGGTATGGATATGAAACGGATATAAAAAGTGCACTTGAAGCTGCAGAAATGCGTTATCTGCAGGTTTTAGAGGAGGCGACTGTTGATCAAACGTCAGTGCCTTCGTTGGAAGAGTTGGCAAGGAATGCTGAAGCTGTTATAGAAGCTCAGGATAATTTCGGACGATGGGTAGTGCAAAATGACAAATTCCGGCAGAATATGGAAGTGAGCAAATGGAATGGAGAATATCGAATTGAGGACCGGATTTCAACCGCTCTTTTTAATCGAAACGTGAAAGTTCTTTGCGATTATCTGGAAGCTTACAAACGTGTTGCGGGGAAATAA
- a CDS encoding DUF2490 domain-containing protein, which translates to MQKSIKPKLKSLIIVVLIFSAVRSGAADFETWTFAGGQTKIRNVNFFFHSANFFRGGSDYFLNHTQLTLDFPSQKSISFGVGYKQEYVEFPTRWRAEYRPMLHMYYSKSWGNFSFRDRSRWEFRFYDGELINRYRNQVQLMFKKSEVITPYLSTEFSFYFNKLDYTRQRTILGSFIHIKSVNFNLFLAHQINEDYPDIWKNKIILGTGMSYKF; encoded by the coding sequence ATGCAAAAATCAATTAAACCTAAGCTGAAATCCCTAATCATTGTCGTGCTGATTTTTTCTGCTGTCAGATCTGGTGCGGCAGATTTTGAAACCTGGACCTTTGCAGGTGGTCAGACAAAAATCAGAAACGTGAATTTCTTTTTTCATAGTGCCAATTTTTTTAGAGGTGGAAGTGATTACTTTTTGAATCATACACAGCTAACGCTGGATTTTCCTTCCCAAAAAAGTATAAGTTTTGGTGTAGGTTATAAACAGGAATATGTTGAGTTTCCAACACGGTGGAGGGCAGAATACCGTCCGATGTTGCACATGTATTATAGTAAAAGTTGGGGTAACTTTAGTTTCCGGGATCGAAGCCGCTGGGAGTTTCGGTTTTATGATGGCGAATTGATCAACCGGTACAGAAATCAGGTTCAGCTCATGTTTAAAAAATCTGAAGTAATTACGCCATATCTCTCTACCGAATTTTCTTTTTATTTTAATAAACTGGATTATACCCGGCAAAGAACCATTTTGGGTTCTTTTATTCATATTAAGAGTGTAAATTTCAATTTATTTTTGGCCCACCAGATTAATGAAGATTACCCTGATATTTGGAAAAATAAAATCATTTTGGGTACAGGGATGAGCTACAAATTTTAG
- a CDS encoding sulfatase family protein has protein sequence MKINTAIKITLFIALFALQAPNVFSQFIQKPNIVVIMTDQQFADAMSCVMGEQYIHTPNMDKLAEKGIRFTHAYSPNPLCMPMRTSMMTGRFPHETGVLTNDDEDINPSDFVFLGKLFKDAGYETGYFGKWHVAFDEKQKEIHGFDNPIVKGSQLDAEPTAAFLKQKHEKPFLVVASFLSPHEVCQWARKQNLPGGPISEMPQLEDLPPLKTNFFPPKNETDIMTFMRKSYQANLRLFPVGDYTDADWRRLQWGYYRLIERADAFVGEVMDALKESGQEENTLVVFLSDHGDCAGSHHWNQKTVFYDESARVPFIMKWDGKTIKGTSDVLLNTGTDIIPTLCDFAGIEIPKGLPGKSLKAPATGKAPEWKREFVVTENHMVQCEPVDGKNYKPQGRMVRSVRYKYCIYSEGNDRESLVDMEYDPQEMVNQAANPVYKKVLEQHRKYLKEHANQSNDAMALKMLSNLNN, from the coding sequence ATGAAAATTAACACAGCCATAAAAATTACACTATTTATTGCACTATTTGCACTTCAAGCACCAAATGTTTTTTCCCAGTTCATTCAAAAACCAAACATTGTTGTAATTATGACCGATCAGCAATTTGCCGATGCAATGAGTTGTGTGATGGGCGAGCAATACATACACACTCCAAATATGGATAAATTGGCGGAAAAAGGGATCAGGTTTACGCATGCATACAGTCCTAACCCCTTGTGTATGCCTATGCGTACTTCAATGATGACTGGCAGATTTCCGCATGAAACCGGTGTATTGACAAATGACGACGAAGATATTAATCCATCAGATTTTGTTTTCCTTGGAAAGCTATTTAAGGATGCCGGATATGAGACCGGATATTTTGGAAAATGGCATGTGGCTTTTGATGAAAAACAAAAAGAAATACACGGATTTGATAATCCAATAGTTAAAGGAAGCCAGTTGGATGCTGAACCAACTGCGGCATTTTTGAAACAAAAACATGAAAAACCTTTTCTTGTTGTCGCTTCATTTTTAAGCCCGCATGAAGTTTGCCAGTGGGCGCGCAAGCAGAATTTACCCGGAGGCCCGATAAGTGAAATGCCACAACTGGAGGATTTACCGCCACTCAAAACAAACTTTTTCCCACCGAAAAACGAAACCGATATTATGACATTCATGAGAAAATCGTACCAGGCAAATCTTCGGTTGTTCCCGGTTGGCGATTATACAGATGCTGATTGGCGCAGATTACAATGGGGATATTACAGGTTAATTGAACGTGCCGATGCATTTGTGGGTGAGGTGATGGATGCGTTAAAAGAGTCAGGGCAGGAAGAAAATACGCTGGTGGTTTTTCTAAGCGATCATGGCGATTGTGCAGGCAGCCATCACTGGAATCAGAAAACTGTATTTTATGATGAATCGGCTCGGGTGCCGTTTATTATGAAATGGGATGGAAAAACCATAAAGGGAACTTCGGACGTACTTTTAAATACAGGAACGGATATAATTCCAACCCTTTGCGACTTTGCCGGTATCGAAATTCCCAAAGGATTACCCGGGAAAAGTTTAAAAGCACCGGCAACCGGAAAAGCACCAGAATGGAAAAGGGAATTTGTTGTGACGGAAAATCACATGGTCCAATGCGAGCCTGTCGATGGGAAAAATTACAAACCCCAGGGAAGAATGGTTCGCAGTGTACGCTACAAATATTGTATTTATAGTGAAGGAAACGACCGGGAATCTCTGGTGGATATGGAATACGATCCCCAGGAAATGGTCAACCAGGCCGCGAATCCTGTGTATAAAAAAGTTCTTGAACAACATCGAAAATATTTGAAAGAACATGCTAATCAAAGCAACGACGCAATGGCGTTAAAAATGCTAAGCAACTTAAACAATTAA